The Silene latifolia isolate original U9 population unplaced genomic scaffold, ASM4854445v1 scaffold_119, whole genome shotgun sequence genome contains the following window.
GTCACGAGGAAAGAGCTTGAGAAACATTTTTCAAGTGAGGGAAAGGTGATTGTCTATGCCTAGTCTTAATGCTTTTAACTGAACTGTGAAGTTAGATGCTTGCCTTTCCGCTACAAGAGCTTTTGGAGGCATTTGTTTTCTATAATACGTATCCATCCTTCCCTGTGGTCAGTGGCGTAGCCACATATATGGTATGGTTGTGGGGTCTTGAGACCCCACAGCTTTTCGACAATTGACGTTTTTTATCATTAAAATTTGTACGTTTTGAAAAGTTTGTCTTTAAGACCCCGTAATAAGAAATGATTAACTATTACATTAAAATAGACCCCACGGGTAAAAGATTATGGCTCCGCCACTCCCTGTGGTGGTCGTCTTCTAACTTTATCAATAAATTTTCTTCAGTCATGTTGATATGAATTCTAAAACTATGGTTGTTTTTATGGAAACCACTATTTTTGTGTTGCTGTTGTAGAGCATTTTAAAAAGTTTCATCAAATGTGGGAAAATTTCGGTTCAACATAATCAATGTCATTTGAGACAATGTAACTGAGATGAAGGCAGTAGAAGATACAAATGcttagtgagtgagtttggagtTTCCGTTTTGACCAAGACTAACCCTGATCTATGTTGCGCAAATTTTAGGTGCTGGATGTTCACCTGGTGACTGACCCTTGGACAAAAGAATCCAGGGGATTTGGATTCATTACCATGTCATGTCTCGAGGATGCTGAACGATGTGTCAAGTATCTTAACCGTTCTGTGCTTGAAGGGCGTGTGATCACAGTGGAAAAGGTAATAACTGCCAGTTTTTCTTTCTGAAGTTTCTCATCTTAATTTTACTATTCGGTAATCCAAATGTTCAATAATAGAATTGAGTTTGGTATTTTTGTTTTTCTGTTGGCGCTTTCGAGGTTGAAACTTGAAACTGTTTTGCTTTTTGTCGTTTGAAGTTTTTTGTGGCAGCAGGTTAGCTGTGTGTAGCAGCTCTTCTCCAAACTACACAACTTTCAACCAAACCAAATCAATTCAAATCAAACTCTCAGAATTGTATGAAAGGGTTGTATGCCCTGTATTTCTCTCTTTAGTCTTTCCTGTTGAAATTAACCTTTGTATTACTATGCTTATTATCCGGCTTCTGAACTAAACAATATTACATCTGCAACTTCTTGTCCATGACTGTTCCCAAAAAATAAACTTAATCTCCGTTTAATTGCTTATACATCTAGTGTGATCGGATTCCCCATTTTCGTTTTTTCTAACTTAGTTTGCGAATGTTTGTCTCAGGCTCGCAGAGCTAGAGGTCGTACACCCACTCCAGGGAAGTACCTGGGACTGAAGGCAGCTCGTGGTAAGATAATAATACATGATGTCCTTTAGATTGATTGTAATACAGTCAAATTCGTCAAGGCCGAAGTACCATGTGCTGTCTTATGGATTCTTGATGAAATGAAATTTGCAGGTCGCCGTGGCTCAGCTACTTACTCCCCCATTAGTAGGAGGTCTGCTCGGTATTCCTCTGATCGTGAGAGATCGTATTCCCCGTACTCCAGACGAGATAGGTCGTATTCCCCGTACTATCGCCGTCGGAGTTATCGGTCACGTTCGAGGTCGTACTCTCCATACTATAGCAGGTCACCTGTCAGTAGACGCCGCTCACGCTACGATTATTCTCCTGATGAGCGGTATTATAGGAGAAGCTCACGTTATGAACGTTCTCCTGAAGACGTGTATTACAGGAGGAGCAGACGCCGGAGTTACTCCCGGAGCTATTCCCCTAGGAGTAGGAGCCGCTCAAGGAGTTACTCTCCTAGGCCAAGTAGACGATCAAGAAGGAGCTATTCACGGAGTTACTCTCCTAGGCCAAGTAGACGATCAAGAAGGAGCTATTCTCGGAGTTACTCCCCTAGGCCGAGGAGGAGCTCAAGGAGGAGCTATTCTCGGAGTTCCTCACCAAGGCCAAGGAGGCACTATTCTCCGAGTTTATCCAGAAGTCCCAAACGAAGTGTTTCTTATTCCCCCAAGAAGCGGGAAAAGTCGTATGATAGTTGTTCTTCGAGAAGCTACTCAAGGCGTAGTGCACCCTCGAGATCAAGGTCTCTCTCAAAATCTGCCAGTCCACGATCGGCTTCTCCGCCTGCCTGAAGTTTACTAGCTTATCTGTATTATGGTGCTTTGTAGTGATTAAAACTAAAGTTCTACAGACTGTCCTGTTCAGTATGGTAGTCTTAAGAGTTTTAAGTATAGAGCTTTTGTTGTTTCCTCGCTTTTCCGAGAATGCTATGCTGGCTTATGAACTTTTAAGTCCCTGTTCTTTTAGCTTGAAGCTGATCTGATTTGATTTgcactgaactgaacttataggatctgaactgaactgaactgaatttataagatctgaactgaacttataggatctgaactgactGAACTGAACgatctaaactgaacttaaaTTGAGTGACGTATAGGAAGGATCTGAACTTAAATTtgtctgaactgaatttatagggtCGATCTGAACTGTACTTAAtttataggaactgaactgaactgaacttataggatctgaagtagacttaaattaagtcgacttaagtgcaaaagaacagggccttacctTACCATAACTATCGTTACTAGTAAGCAGAGCAGTTTTTGTGCATATTTGTTTGTTCAGTCTCTTCTCCATCGTTTTGGGGGTCGGGCTAGTCTTCTTCAGACTAGCTGTTGATCCCGCTAGTGCTGCTAACTACCGAATGAAGGGTTGGATCCTGCTTACGCTTTGTTTCAAGCTTAAAAACATAATCGTAAACTGAAAATTACAGGTGAAAATTTTCCGACACTATAACAGGATGTTTATACACAATCAATCATGTACAAACCAAAAATCGAGCCTGGTTAGATATTTCGAATGCTATAATAGGATGTTGATACACAAGAATTACAAGCTAACAGGCTATTTTGATTATGCGGACATAAATGAGTAGCTTTCCCCACCCATATATTGTTGGCGGACTTTTCTCGCGTCCTTCTCAAGCAGATCGACTGATCTATGGGAACTAAAATTACCCAACTGACCAGCCCCTTTGAATTCCTTTCGGATAGCCCATAATGTTTCTACACATTCCTTCATGGTCGGTCTAGACTGTCGAATAAGTCCTGTGCATTTTCGGGCAAGTTCTAGGATTTTTTCAACTGCCTTGATCGATGGTGGACTTCTTTGCAGCTTAGGATCCATTGCTAGTACCGGCATTCCTTCTTTTAGTTTGCTCAAGGCCTACAATCAGAACATCATTGATCATCTGTTTAGATCATAATTTACTCATACAATCAAACTATCTGTTTAAATATGAGAAAAGAATACAGCATGTCTGCATTTGAGCTCAGCACTTCAGCGGCAATAACAAATACGTTAACCCTGTGCTTAAAGGCTTACACCAATGGCTAGGAAAGACAGGTTCCAGTTCATCTATACAAACAAGCCTCTGTGCAAAAAACACTCCCAGAGTGTTACAAACGACCCAAAATGAAAATTATGATTATTTAGTGAGGCATTTTGCTTTACTCATGGTATCCAAAACCCGAGAATGGTCAAGTCTGTAAttaaacaacaacattaccccagtgcctcaatggctcccgcaaattgcggggtaaggggggttggatgtacgcagccttacccttgtgttagcaacacaaagaggctgtttccgaatgacccaagatgaaaattgcttCGAGAACTGCATTGAAGGACCactacttcacaagagaaagaagtgcagccactttagtgagccattttgctttaaacttttaacaaaaaataaaatggcgTAGCTCTTGGTACAACATTAAACACGTGAGCCCACGACTTGAATTTTTCGGAGGTCTTAAGAGTTTCATATGACAGTAGGGCAACACGGAACACACGGGGTCAGGAGCATGTGATAAGAACCATGTAATAACTGACACATAACTCTCATATCATCTGTGTTAGCTGAGGTTCTGGACTATTGTTATGTTGTACTCGGCACAAGAATTTTAAACAAAGATGAAATCAGAAGAGTCTTGTGACGCTTTTATAATAAAAATCATGTTTTTGGCCCTGGGATGGTCTTTATATATCATTTTTCTCGTATACAGGGAGCCACAAGGACAATTTTGATATCCACGGGTTCTAATCTAGGTCATGAGTCGTTTGGTTCAATAAACGTGGAATGGATCTAATCCAATCCGATCCGTTTCAAAACACTCAACCAAGCACCTCTTAATGTATTACCAATTAAGCTAGTTGACATCTGCTTCAAAACGAAAGTGCACAAACAAATCATGCACAATGATCATCAAACTCTACTTAGATGGCCGTCTTTCACATTATTCAACTAGTAGTTAACAACAGAGGTTAAACTAGGTTCACCCAAAAAGTTTAGATCAGGAAGATCAAGTACAAGGTCTGAACATTATCTAAATCATGAAAATTCTCACGGAATTTTTTTAATGAAGTAAAATTTTTACAAGTTAGGATGCTTACCCATCTTGGCGTCATCCTCTCTTTAGCCACTCTCTTTGGTTCAATAGGATGTCTTCCGGTCACTAGTTCCACGAGCAATACACCAAATGAGTAGACATCGCTCTTTTCAGTAAGCTGGTAACTCTTCATATACTCGGGATCCAAATATCCGACTGTCCCTTTAATCTGAGTTGAAATGTGAGTCACATCTGCGCCATCCGGGACAAGTCGAGCAAGCCCAAAGTCTGTCACTTTAGCCCGAAGTCTCTCTGTGATGAGAACGTTTGATGATTTTATATCTCTGTGGATAATTGGCGGATCTGTCCATTGCAGAAGCAGTGTAAGAAATGTGTACACTCAATCAATGATCTCTACTGCAGAAATGTATTAATTCGGGAAGCTTCCAAGTTCACATGACAAATACAGATTTCGTTCTTTCAATCGTGTACTCTACTCTCTCTGCAAAAATATTACAAGTTGCCGTGAAAAAATCACTCTGACATACCATTATAAGTATGTAAATAAGTGACTGCGTGAGCTACATCAATTGCAATGTCCAATCTTTCAGCAAGCTCAAGCCCAAATCCTCGACTACCTGCATTTTATGTTGAATTCAGTAAATGTTCATGAACCTGAAAACCTTGTCATCAGTTATCTTTTCTAGCCAAATTGTTAGACAGACCATTTAGAGTTGCTGGATCGTGACTCGGATCTATCAGTCACTTCACTTGTCATGTCATACTCAAAATACACGACTTTTACACATTTAAGGTTCAGAGTTCAGACTGTTCAGTGTACCAGCTACTAGAGTTGTTCTTGTAATTCTCTAACTTGATAAGCACAAACAGTTAAATTGACACGGTCTTACATGTGACACGAATCAATTTACCATATTATGAGATAGCCTCACATGGCGATACCATTTGAATATTTGATACAAGGCTCATTGCTTGAAGAACAACCAAACCTTTTTAACTGGCTCAAAATGCTCAAGACCGCCGCTAAACCATAAAATAAATGAGGAACAACAATTATTTGGTTTAGTCTCAAATGTGAAGCCGTCTCATACAGTGCTACAAATCTCACACTCTCACTGCCCATGATGATCAAAGCCTTTGCGTGGATTAAAATACCCGATAATGCAGGGAAGAGACTTACCATGTAAATGGTCAAAGAGTGTGCCATTGCTAACATACTCGACGACAATAATCTTCTCATCTGGGTGCTCTAGATATCCATAGAACTTCACTAAATTTAGGTGCTCTATCTTTGAGAAGGCCAGTACTTCACTCCTGAATTCATCTACAGTACGTTTACTTGTCATGTCCTGCCACATAACTAGCCCGTTAACGTGCTAATCCTCACTCAGACAAAAGTTCAGAGCTTTCCACATAATCAACAAATGTAAAATCCGGGCCATGTTTTTTTATTTTCTGTTTTACCTTTCGGGCACGTTTTACAGCAACCTGAGTTCCATCCTGCAACTGTCCTTTAAACACTGTCCCAAACCCGCCTTCTCCTATCAGGTTATCCTGAGAGAAGTTTTTGGTGACCTTTTGGATGTCGTCAAGAGTGAAATTCAACGACCCTAAAAACTCCCCAGTTCTGAGTTTTGAAGATTCACTTGATCGCGTACCGTTATAATATGGTGATGATCCTGTATTCTTGCTTCCTGAAGAAAACCCAGCTGAAATTCAAGACATACATAATTAAAAACAAGTTGCTTTCAACACACCCTATAGAGTATACTAAACAGTTGAGTTAAGCTCTTCATTCACCGCAATGACGATACATTAACACCCTTAAAAATCTTTAAAATGGATCATCGTTAGTTCAGGGTAAAACTGTGTGCATCCAACGCCCGCACCCCCACCAAAGGCTGCAGCTTTTTGGGGAAATCTATAACATACTCCTACCATAGTGATTCAATGTAGTACCCAATTCAGAAAGTTTAATATAACTTCAGGAATCCTTGCAATTTCCAAAATGGGTCATTGAAAAACAATCATTTATATTTACAGTTCacgggtaaggctgcgtacatctaACACCCGTACCCCACTAAAGGCTGCAGCTTTTTGGGGAAATCTATGGCATACCATAGGTGAACATTTACTAATCATTGCGATTTTCAAAATAGATAACTGAAAAACAACCATTTATATTTCAAGTTCAGGGTAAAGCTGCGTACATCCAAACCCAGCACCACAACAAAGGCTAAGGCTGCAGCTGTTTGGGGAAATCTATGGCATACCATAATAAAGTATTCAATGTAATACCCAATTAAGAAAGTTGAACATAACTTTACAAATCATTGCCATTTTCAAAATTGGTCATCGAAAAACAATTTATTTATATTTCTAATTCAGGGTAAAACTGCGTACATCCAAACCTCGTACCCACCCACCAAAGGCTGAAGCTTTTCTGGGAAATTTATCATTACACCCAAATAACAACTCAATGTAACACCCATTAAGAAAATGATCAACTAATTCTAATTTCTAATTAAAACAAGACAGCACCAAAATCATCAAAAAAGATGACAAGAACAGGAAAATTATCTGCACCAATCATTTCtatacatttgattaaaatacgccTCACATAGAATAAAaacaaaacgtaaacaaatgattgagacggaacgAGAACAAGAAAACATACAAGATGAGTTCCTATCAGCATGACTTGATctcctaccaccaccaccaacaccataACTCTCACCCCCTTCTGAAAAAACATCACCTTTTGATTTACTAGACCCAAAAGctgtaaaaacaacaacaatttttCTAACAGCAGCTTTAAAACTGATTAAAAAAGACTTGTTTTTTTGTTGGTTTAAAGCTTTAGTACTTCTAGCAGAAGCATGATCATGTTTTGGGGTTGAACTCATGTTATCCCTTCAAATAGTTGTACAATATCTGAAGGGGTGTCTTCAGTTTCTGGGATCTGGCACATGAGATAATTAAATTGGGTTCTGTTGCAGtccatttaattctttttttGATTTAAATAAGGTGACTTGTTCAATGATGCAACTACCTTAATTGCAAAATGCAAACAGGTCCTCTCAACTCTCAAGTTAATATCCTTTGTCCTAATTGGTGTCCCGTCTCGAGCGAAAGCGACTAAGACAATAGGGTAATGTTATTGCTATATTAATTTTGTTGTTTTAGTGTAATGGAGCCATGAGGGTCACAAGGGTAATTTTATAATGCTGGTTAGACTCGAGTCCAAGTCATGAATACCGAATCATGATTTTACTAGCTAAACTAGCTGACATGGAGCTCCTTTACCTTTGTAATACAAAATAATTAATCAAAATGACCCATTGAACTATCAATTGTTCAACTTAATACTTTGCTGTAACTTTTGATAGATTAACCATCTCAAccaaaccttaaggtgatggttgaggtccaattattataattattcctattacgctccctctaaggttttggttgagataatttatctatcatggtatcagagccatttTGACCTTTGGTCATGGGTTCGAATCCTGGtaacctcaaaactcctcaaaaactcttGAAGTAGAATTCCAACACACagtacgggggagccggtgcacagcTAACCACTCTTCAAACCCAATGTACATTTGAGTGAGGAagcgtaataggaataattataatagttgagCTTCAACCAAAACCTTATTATGAATCATCCAAAAACAATCTAATTCCTCCGCCCAATTATTTGTTAACTTACATTAAAATGCTCCTcacaaaagaaaaaaagaaaaaaaagtaaataaataattgagacggagGAATCATGCAGACTCGAACTTGGCCAACCTTGGAGGGCATTTATTAAGTGATTGGGTAAGGATGATATAAAGACCTAATCAACCACAAAATTAATGTCCATTTCATCATGCAACAACTAGAGCCAACTAGAACAGTTGTATACTTGTATTCTCAAATCAAAAAAGCTTTTGAGAGTTGGCAAATTGACAAACACATTATTAATTACCCATTTCATTTTGTGGGTAACCATGTCTTCAGAATTGAGAGGTGGCTTATAAAACACCATAAAGACGAAGCCGACGCTTTCAGGGTCTCGTACTTTTTTCCGCTTCACAAATACCCGCTTTGTCCTAATCATCTGCCTTTATTGATTAAAATACCGCTCATAAAGAGTAAGAAaggtaaaaaaaaatgatttgaacGATGGGAGTAGTTGTCGAGTTAATAAATTTTACCTTTAAACAAGATCATCAGATGCATTTATGGACAATACACAGGATGAGGATAAAACAAGGTCGAAaaaaaataggattattaacgAATGTAACGCTAATCCCGAGACTTCAGCATTTTCAGACATGTTGAATAAACCTTTGTCTTCTCCTTGGCTAACGCCACGGCCATACATACAACAATAAGTCTTGACTGAGACGGTTGAGAGAGTGAGACCGGGCCAAATGGAAAAGAAATCGGCTATTCTGATAGGCGTGCAATAAGAGGGATACAGTTTCA
Protein-coding sequences here:
- the LOC141637571 gene encoding uncharacterized protein LOC141637571 encodes the protein MYSSRSYESRSPSSDRRYRRSISRSISRSRSSSRGSSRSRESSAENPGNNLYVTGLSTRVTRKELEKHFSSEGKVLDVHLVTDPWTKESRGFGFITMSCLEDAERCVKYLNRSVLEGRVITVEKARRARGRTPTPGKYLGLKAARGRRGSATYSPISRRSARYSSDRERSYSPYSRRDRSYSPYYRRRSYRSRSRSYSPYYSRSPVSRRRSRYDYSPDERYYRRSSRYERSPEDVYYRRSRRRSYSRSYSPRSRSRSRSYSPRPSRRSRRSYSRSYSPRPSRRSRRSYSRSYSPRPRRSSRRSYSRSSSPRPRRHYSPSLSRSPKRSVSYSPKKREKSYDSCSSRSYSRRSAPSRSRSLSKSASPRSASPPA
- the LOC141637530 gene encoding calmodulin-binding receptor-like cytoplasmic kinase 1 isoform X2; this encodes MFFQKGVRVMVLVVVVGDQVMLIGTHLLGFLQEARIQDHHHIITDNLIGEGGFGTVFKGQLQDGTQVAVKRARKDMTSKRTVDEFRSEVLAFSKIEHLNLVKFYGYLEHPDEKIIVVEYVSNGTLFDHLHGSRGFGLELAERLDIAIDVAHAVTYLHTYNDPPIIHRDIKSSNVLITERLRAKVTDFGLARLVPDGADVTHISTQIKGTVGYLDPEYMKSYQLTEKSDVYSFGVLLVELVTGRHPIEPKRVAKERMTPRWALSKLKEGMPVLAMDPKLQRSPPSIKAVEKILELARKCTGLIRQSRPTMKECVETLWAIRKEFKGAGQLGNFSSHRSVDLLEKDARKVRQQYMGGESYSFMSA
- the LOC141637530 gene encoding calmodulin-binding receptor-like cytoplasmic kinase 2 isoform X1 codes for the protein MSSTPKHDHASARSTKALNQQKNKSFLISFKAAVRKIVVVFTAFGSSKSKGDVFSEGGESYGVGGGGRRSSHADRNSSSGFSSGSKNTGSSPYYNGTRSSESSKLRTGEFLGSLNFTLDDIQKVTKNFSQDNLIGEGGFGTVFKGQLQDGTQVAVKRARKDMTSKRTVDEFRSEVLAFSKIEHLNLVKFYGYLEHPDEKIIVVEYVSNGTLFDHLHGSRGFGLELAERLDIAIDVAHAVTYLHTYNDPPIIHRDIKSSNVLITERLRAKVTDFGLARLVPDGADVTHISTQIKGTVGYLDPEYMKSYQLTEKSDVYSFGVLLVELVTGRHPIEPKRVAKERMTPRWALSKLKEGMPVLAMDPKLQRSPPSIKAVEKILELARKCTGLIRQSRPTMKECVETLWAIRKEFKGAGQLGNFSSHRSVDLLEKDARKVRQQYMGGESYSFMSA
- the LOC141637530 gene encoding calmodulin-binding receptor-like cytoplasmic kinase 1 isoform X3, producing MFFQKGVRVMVLVVVVGDQVMLIGTHLEARIQDHHHIITDNLIGEGGFGTVFKGQLQDGTQVAVKRARKDMTSKRTVDEFRSEVLAFSKIEHLNLVKFYGYLEHPDEKIIVVEYVSNGTLFDHLHGSRGFGLELAERLDIAIDVAHAVTYLHTYNDPPIIHRDIKSSNVLITERLRAKVTDFGLARLVPDGADVTHISTQIKGTVGYLDPEYMKSYQLTEKSDVYSFGVLLVELVTGRHPIEPKRVAKERMTPRWALSKLKEGMPVLAMDPKLQRSPPSIKAVEKILELARKCTGLIRQSRPTMKECVETLWAIRKEFKGAGQLGNFSSHRSVDLLEKDARKVRQQYMGGESYSFMSA